One genomic window of Novosphingobium aureum includes the following:
- a CDS encoding carboxymuconolactone decarboxylase family protein yields the protein MAMLDPAQRRAQGAKLQAEYTATEVAPATTPVGESWRDFIFAEIWSRPGLELRARFLISLASAAGAGDPRAVNAYARGALQTGTLSQVELREAALHVAVYSGWSAGRLIDEEVGNAIGELGLDPVETEPLVGKPWDPQERMERGFAEFNNVMTFDGPRVGNGFAYLQDGILNFVFGEMWHREGLDQRSRRFLTLVGVADSAANTPIRSHFHAAMGSGNCTAEELHEFVLQYGVHAGWPKASVVQGVIFEVAAKIEKGLPWDG from the coding sequence ATGGCCATGCTCGATCCAGCCCAGCGCCGCGCGCAGGGCGCGAAACTGCAAGCCGAATATACAGCAACAGAAGTCGCGCCGGCCACGACACCGGTCGGCGAAAGCTGGCGCGACTTCATTTTTGCCGAAATCTGGTCGCGGCCCGGACTGGAATTGCGGGCGCGCTTCCTGATCTCACTGGCATCGGCGGCGGGGGCGGGCGATCCAAGAGCTGTCAACGCCTATGCGCGAGGCGCGCTGCAGACGGGCACTCTGTCGCAGGTCGAACTGCGCGAGGCCGCCCTGCATGTCGCTGTCTATAGCGGGTGGAGCGCCGGTAGGCTGATCGATGAAGAAGTCGGCAATGCCATTGGCGAACTGGGACTTGACCCTGTCGAGACGGAGCCACTGGTCGGCAAGCCATGGGATCCGCAGGAGCGGATGGAACGCGGCTTTGCCGAGTTCAACAATGTAATGACCTTCGACGGCCCGCGTGTCGGTAACGGCTTCGCCTATCTGCAGGACGGCATCCTGAACTTCGTGTTCGGGGAAATGTGGCACCGCGAGGGTCTGGACCAGCGGTCCCGCCGCTTCCTCACGCTCGTGGGGGTAGCCGACAGCGCGGCAAACACGCCAATCCGTAGCCATTTCCATGCCGCCATGGGCAGCGGTAACTGCACTGCGGAGGAACTGCATGAATTCGTGCTGCAATATGGCGTCCACGCAGGTTGGCCCAAGGCCTCGGTTGTGCAGGGCGTGATCTTTGAAGTGGCAGCCAAGATCGAAAAAGGACTGCCCTGGGATGGGTGA
- a CDS encoding SDR family NAD(P)-dependent oxidoreductase: MMGIEIDMSGKVALVTGAASGLGRATAIKLAEAGADLCIVDLNEEGLEETEQMLASSGRQVLVHAADLSDSAACTGAVDAAIAEFSRLDALCNVAGVIFLANSHEMTDERWGLTMAVNLTAPFILSRAAIPHLLESKGAIVNVTSSAAFIGEAYAAAYCATKAGLLNMTKAMAMEYMYQPIRINSVAPGGMATNIAANFRPPEGANIDLIKRFSPMRGVVEVNDVADMVAMLCSPAGNGYHGACVSLDKGITAG; this comes from the coding sequence ATGATGGGCATTGAAATCGACATGAGCGGCAAGGTCGCGCTGGTGACCGGCGCAGCGTCCGGGCTGGGTCGGGCCACCGCGATCAAGCTGGCAGAGGCAGGTGCGGATCTGTGCATCGTCGACCTCAACGAAGAGGGCTTGGAAGAGACAGAGCAGATGCTTGCGTCAAGTGGTCGGCAGGTCCTCGTCCACGCTGCTGACCTTTCCGACAGCGCGGCCTGCACGGGCGCGGTTGACGCGGCCATCGCCGAATTTTCCCGGCTCGATGCGCTGTGCAACGTGGCAGGCGTGATCTTCCTCGCCAATTCGCACGAGATGACGGACGAACGGTGGGGCCTGACCATGGCGGTCAATCTGACGGCCCCGTTCATCCTGTCGCGCGCGGCCATTCCGCATCTGCTCGAAAGCAAAGGTGCGATTGTCAATGTCACCTCCTCGGCGGCGTTTATCGGTGAGGCCTACGCTGCAGCCTATTGCGCGACCAAGGCGGGCTTGTTGAACATGACCAAGGCGATGGCGATGGAATACATGTACCAGCCCATCCGCATCAATTCGGTCGCCCCCGGCGGCATGGCGACCAATATCGCTGCCAATTTCCGCCCGCCGGAAGGCGCGAACATCGATCTTATCAAGCGCTTCAGCCCGATGCGCGGTGTGGTCGAGGTGAACGATGTCGCCGACATGGTCGCCATGCTCTGCTCACCTGCAGGCAATGGTTATCACGGTGCCTGTGTGAGCCTCGACAAGGGAATCACCGCAGGATGA
- a CDS encoding NAD(P)-dependent oxidoreductase, whose product MSARPVIGFIGLGSQGGPMAERILDADFNLMVWARRPEALEPFVAKGARTSPSVEELGAGCDQVCVCVVDDAGVAQICDQLIPAMQPGSCLVIHSTILPESCVALAKDCAAKGIGFLDAPVSGGGPAAAAGKLTVMCGGDADSFARCEPVFASFAGLTVHLGEAGSGQRAKIVNNSLMAASMGLAHAAMQAAGGLDIDRAAFAELVKGSSGRSFGFETYARLPEPSVFAHGAALLAKDVDLLKSTLPGDDGAELLRTTAMTFLDAARGE is encoded by the coding sequence ATGAGCGCGCGGCCCGTCATCGGCTTCATCGGTCTGGGCAGCCAGGGCGGCCCGATGGCCGAACGCATCCTCGACGCAGATTTCAACCTGATGGTCTGGGCACGGCGGCCTGAAGCGCTCGAACCATTCGTGGCGAAGGGCGCGCGGACCTCGCCCTCCGTTGAAGAGTTGGGTGCTGGGTGTGATCAAGTCTGCGTATGCGTCGTCGACGATGCGGGCGTCGCGCAGATCTGCGACCAGCTGATCCCCGCGATGCAGCCGGGCAGCTGCCTCGTCATCCATTCGACCATCCTGCCCGAAAGCTGCGTCGCGCTTGCCAAAGACTGTGCGGCGAAAGGCATCGGCTTCCTCGACGCGCCCGTCAGCGGGGGCGGCCCGGCGGCTGCGGCAGGCAAGCTGACCGTGATGTGCGGCGGCGATGCGGACAGCTTCGCCCGGTGTGAGCCGGTCTTTGCCAGTTTCGCGGGGCTGACCGTGCATCTGGGCGAAGCTGGTTCGGGCCAGCGCGCCAAGATCGTCAACAACTCGCTGATGGCGGCCAGCATGGGCCTTGCCCACGCGGCCATGCAGGCCGCGGGCGGGCTCGACATTGACCGCGCTGCCTTTGCAGAGCTGGTCAAGGGCAGCAGCGGGCGGAGCTTCGGTTTCGAAACCTATGCCCGCCTGCCCGAACCGTCGGTCTTCGCCCACGGCGCCGCGCTGCTGGCGAAAGACGTCGACCTGCTCAAATCCACTCTCCCCGGCGACGATGGCGCCGAGCTTTTGCGCACCACCGCCATGACCTTTCTCGACGCCGCGCGCGGCGAATGA
- a CDS encoding SDR family oxidoreductase, producing MNFSLDQFRLDGKTAIVTGAGGRGNSIGRAYALGLAHAGANVVVADLNKEGAEAVANEICEAGGKAIGVQVDVADEAASLAMAEAAKAEFGGIDILVNNAALMVDISYDDFEKVSLEAWNKALAVNLNGALLCSRAVIPSMRDRGGGRIVNQTSGGAFPATGLYGISKLALVGLTTSLAKQFGKANITCNAIAPGNVTSDAGKMLVPDDSPFIKFLEMTCATRPRGGPDELVGTLLLLCSEAGSWITGQTIHVDGGWVLRP from the coding sequence ATGAACTTCTCTCTCGATCAGTTCCGCCTCGACGGAAAGACCGCGATTGTCACTGGGGCCGGTGGGCGCGGCAACTCGATCGGCCGTGCCTATGCGCTGGGCCTTGCCCATGCGGGCGCGAATGTCGTCGTGGCCGACCTCAACAAGGAAGGGGCCGAAGCGGTCGCGAACGAAATTTGCGAGGCTGGCGGCAAGGCGATCGGCGTCCAGGTCGATGTGGCAGACGAAGCGGCAAGCTTGGCGATGGCCGAGGCTGCAAAAGCCGAATTTGGCGGTATCGATATCCTCGTCAATAATGCGGCACTGATGGTCGACATCAGCTATGATGATTTCGAAAAGGTATCGCTCGAGGCGTGGAACAAGGCGCTGGCCGTCAACCTCAACGGTGCGCTGCTGTGCAGCCGCGCAGTGATCCCCTCCATGCGCGATCGCGGAGGGGGGCGCATAGTCAATCAGACGAGCGGCGGCGCCTTCCCGGCAACGGGCCTTTATGGCATTTCGAAGCTGGCGCTGGTCGGGCTCACTACGTCTCTCGCCAAGCAGTTCGGCAAGGCGAACATCACCTGCAACGCGATTGCCCCGGGTAACGTCACGTCCGACGCTGGCAAGATGCTGGTGCCCGACGATTCTCCGTTCATCAAATTCCTTGAAATGACCTGCGCCACGCGCCCACGCGGCGGCCCGGACGAGCTGGTTGGTACACTCTTGCTGCTTTGCTCCGAGGCGGGCAGCTGGATCACCGGCCAGACAATCCACGTAGACGGGGGCTGGGTACTGCGGCCTTAA